Proteins encoded in a region of the Methylobacterium radiotolerans JCM 2831 genome:
- a CDS encoding TadE/TadG family type IV pilus assembly protein encodes MLRAGSRAVTDRSGSVALTFGLSAVVLLGLTGGGIDYARLAARRSQLQNAADAGVLAAGNYLKLAVATSAAAKSIVVDTVHAQAAPRPESPYALRVEVADDKTSVATTVDETVKLAFGGFVGVPAVKVSVRSTVRVVGKMRLCLLTLDPLAAGAFELEKSAEVTAQDCSLYSNSQSPRGMVGKDSAYARAQTICTAGGFDGARANFAPPPQTGCPPIQDPLKDRAAPPVGACTAIPSSANSKRDTGGNLVDQSATLEPGTYCGGLRITKNASVTLRAGTYVMKDGPLIVDQSAAMSGTDVAFYFTGNKGGLLFDKKTTVSLSAPTTGPMAGLLMMEERTVSDPVDPAAILAGLDQAVAPLLPSPPSPPSPTPPPLAATKPMRTYRIISDNARTMLGTLYLPAGRVVIDADKPVADQSAYTVIVAQQVNLYQGPNLYLNANYDGTSVPVPKGVGPLSGKLLLSQ; translated from the coding sequence GTGCTCCGCGCGGGCTCGCGGGCCGTGACCGACCGGTCCGGCTCGGTCGCCCTGACCTTCGGCCTGAGCGCCGTTGTGCTGCTCGGCCTGACCGGGGGCGGCATCGATTACGCCCGCCTCGCCGCCCGGCGCAGCCAGCTTCAGAACGCCGCCGATGCCGGCGTCCTCGCGGCCGGCAACTACCTCAAGCTCGCCGTCGCGACCTCGGCGGCGGCCAAGAGCATCGTGGTCGACACGGTCCACGCCCAGGCGGCGCCGCGCCCCGAGAGCCCCTACGCCCTGCGGGTCGAGGTGGCGGACGACAAGACCAGCGTCGCCACGACGGTGGACGAGACCGTCAAGCTCGCGTTCGGCGGCTTCGTCGGCGTGCCCGCCGTCAAGGTCTCGGTCCGCTCGACGGTCCGCGTCGTTGGCAAGATGCGCCTCTGCCTGCTGACGCTGGACCCGCTCGCCGCCGGCGCGTTCGAGCTGGAGAAGAGCGCCGAGGTGACCGCCCAGGATTGCTCCCTCTACAGCAACTCGCAGAGCCCGCGCGGCATGGTCGGCAAGGACAGCGCCTATGCCCGGGCGCAGACGATCTGCACCGCCGGCGGCTTCGACGGCGCCCGCGCGAATTTCGCGCCGCCGCCGCAGACGGGCTGCCCGCCGATCCAGGACCCCCTGAAGGACCGGGCGGCGCCGCCGGTCGGCGCGTGCACGGCGATCCCGTCCTCGGCCAACAGCAAGCGCGACACCGGCGGCAACCTCGTCGACCAGAGCGCCACCCTCGAGCCGGGCACCTATTGCGGTGGCCTGCGCATCACCAAGAACGCCTCGGTGACGCTGCGCGCCGGCACCTACGTGATGAAGGACGGGCCGCTCATCGTCGACCAGAGCGCCGCCATGTCCGGCACCGACGTCGCCTTCTACTTCACCGGCAACAAGGGCGGTCTCCTCTTCGACAAGAAGACAACGGTCAGCCTGTCGGCGCCGACCACCGGCCCCATGGCCGGCCTGCTGATGATGGAGGAGCGCACGGTCAGCGATCCCGTCGATCCCGCGGCGATCCTCGCCGGCCTGGACCAGGCCGTCGCGCCGCTGCTGCCGTCGCCCCCGTCGCCCCCGTCGCCGACCCCGCCGCCGCTGGCCGCGACCAAGCCCATGCGGACCTACCGCATCATCAGCGACAACGCGCGGACCATGCTGGGGACGCTCTACCTCCCGGCCGGTCGCGTGGTGATCGACGCCGACAAGCCCGTCGCGGACCAGTCGGCCTACACGGTGATCGTGGCCCAGCAGGTCAACCTGTACCAGGGCCCGAACCTCTATCTGAACGCGAATTACGACGGGACCAGCGTGCCGGTGCCGAAGGGGGTCGGACCCCTCTCGGGCAAGCTGCTGCTGTCCCAGTAG
- a CDS encoding HD-GYP domain-containing protein: protein MLALILDDSEMNNLLIMQALKPVADCEPVAFTCPVTALDFLRAHVDRIGVVVTDYDMPGLTGLEVIAAARAIPGFAHVPIVMVTSLDQRSLRHEALRAGATDFLGKPCDPVEIQARITNLMKISAAHRQEQDRAAWLAREVAAAVAVIEAREREIIALLMRAAEHRDTDTGDHIARVAGYVGVIARNLGFNPEEIRILKLASTMHDVGKIGVPDAILLKPGPLSAEERAEMEKHAERGRRILEGSTSDVVRLAAEIAESHHERWDGTGYPKGLRGEAIPLSGRIVAVADVFDALVTERPYKAAWPLERARAFVADQSGRHFDPRCVEAFLAGWEAVTRTCLRAAA, encoded by the coding sequence GTGCTCGCGCTGATCCTCGACGATTCCGAGATGAACAACCTGCTGATCATGCAGGCGCTCAAGCCCGTGGCGGACTGCGAGCCGGTCGCCTTCACGTGCCCCGTGACGGCGCTCGACTTCCTGCGGGCGCATGTCGACCGGATCGGGGTCGTCGTCACCGACTACGACATGCCCGGCCTGACGGGCCTCGAGGTCATCGCAGCGGCGCGGGCGATCCCGGGCTTCGCGCACGTGCCGATCGTGATGGTGACGAGCCTCGACCAGCGCAGCCTGCGCCACGAGGCCCTCCGCGCCGGCGCCACCGACTTCCTCGGCAAGCCCTGCGATCCCGTGGAGATCCAGGCACGCATCACCAACCTGATGAAGATCAGCGCGGCCCACCGGCAGGAGCAGGACCGGGCCGCCTGGCTCGCCCGCGAGGTCGCGGCGGCGGTCGCCGTCATCGAGGCGCGGGAGCGCGAAATCATCGCCCTCCTGATGCGCGCCGCCGAGCACCGCGACACCGATACCGGCGACCACATCGCCCGGGTGGCCGGCTACGTGGGCGTCATCGCCCGGAACCTCGGTTTCAACCCGGAGGAGATCCGGATCCTGAAGCTCGCCTCCACGATGCACGATGTCGGCAAGATCGGCGTGCCCGACGCGATCCTGCTCAAGCCGGGACCGCTCTCGGCCGAGGAGCGCGCGGAGATGGAGAAGCACGCCGAGCGCGGCCGGCGGATCCTGGAGGGCAGCACCTCCGACGTCGTGCGGCTGGCCGCCGAGATCGCCGAGAGCCACCACGAGCGCTGGGACGGCACCGGCTACCCGAAGGGTCTGCGCGGCGAGGCGATCCCGCTCTCCGGGCGCATCGTGGCGGTGGCGGACGTGTTCGATGCCCTCGTGACCGAGCGGCCCTACAAGGCGGCCTGGCCGCTCGAGCGGGCGCGGGCCTTCGTGGCGGACCAGAGCGGCCGCCACTTCGATCCCCGCTGCGTCGAGGCGTTCCTCGCGGGCTGGGAGGCGGTGACGCGGACCTGCCTGCGCGCCGCCGCCTGA
- a CDS encoding ATP-binding protein encodes MHLAWLKPRRSLAGRLALAVTGAVTAALVLAAALSVWREVARYAADKQAALEAVAQVFAHGGARATAAGDADGADASLRAIGKVPSIVYGAIERLDGSVLAEQGIGLRLTRDAAQDGADLSLLHLLATRSLQATAPIVENGLPVGRVVLIGETDDILGHILAAAQNAALAALLAVAIGVGVSLYLQRSVTRPLAALARTMEAARLRHDYAQRAPVGGDDEVGALARTFNDLLSAVNERDHRLAAHSAHLEAEVSARTADLSEAKQVADAANAAKSAFLATMSHEIRTPMNGVLVMAELLAGSDLPARQRRYAEVIARSGRSLLAIINDILDFAKVEAGKLELERVPVSPAELADTAVTLFAERARTAGLDLAAEVAPEVPHAILGDPVRLGQVLSNFVSNALKFTEAGHVSVRMAIDAGDGCLVIAVSDTGIGIPQDKLATIFSAFSQADQSTTRRFGGTGLGLSIAQQIVAAMGGTVAVTSRVGAGSTFSARIPVTVAEPARPVRRREAVPAAIVLDAAGPATRAALAAGLGAAGFAPVAPVAPGSGTAAHWIGDAAALVAAGRRPDRAGRVLAVAGPGDGAADAVLSAGLADAVLRWPVTQAEWQPVLAALAAGDALAASAPSAATAATAEALPQFPAARVLVADDSAVNCEVAREALARCGVTDVVTVEDGAAAVAAAAARHFDLILMDGSMPVLDGFAAARRIRQREATAGGRVPIVALTAHVLGEAADAAVAAGMDGTLLKPFTLRQLADLLQAQVPALRGAPADAPARTGTPESVGPVAAPPEAAGDLLDAEVLDGLLGLGDGAFLDRVLDLYRAQGPVALAHLRAALAASDQPAIARAAHSLKSMSANVGARALVARLRVIEEAARSAACAERADACDALDRLFTATIRGLEERTRPRAAAA; translated from the coding sequence GTGCATCTCGCGTGGCTGAAGCCGAGGCGCTCCCTGGCGGGCCGGCTGGCTCTGGCGGTGACCGGCGCCGTCACGGCGGCGCTCGTCCTGGCGGCGGCGCTGTCGGTCTGGCGCGAGGTCGCCCGCTACGCCGCCGACAAGCAGGCGGCGCTGGAAGCCGTCGCGCAGGTCTTCGCGCATGGCGGCGCCCGGGCCACCGCCGCGGGCGACGCCGACGGCGCGGACGCGTCGCTGCGGGCGATCGGCAAGGTGCCGTCCATCGTCTACGGCGCGATCGAGCGGCTGGACGGGTCCGTCCTCGCCGAGCAGGGGATCGGCCTGCGCCTGACCCGGGACGCCGCCCAGGACGGCGCGGACCTGTCCCTCCTGCACCTGCTCGCCACCCGGAGCCTCCAGGCGACCGCGCCGATCGTGGAGAACGGGCTGCCCGTCGGCCGGGTCGTGCTGATCGGCGAGACCGACGACATCCTCGGCCACATCTTGGCGGCCGCGCAGAACGCCGCGCTGGCGGCGCTGCTCGCCGTCGCGATCGGCGTCGGCGTGTCGCTCTACCTGCAGCGCAGCGTCACGCGCCCGCTCGCCGCCCTCGCCCGCACCATGGAGGCGGCCCGCCTGCGCCACGACTACGCGCAGCGCGCGCCCGTGGGAGGCGACGACGAGGTCGGCGCGCTGGCGCGGACCTTCAACGATCTGCTGTCGGCGGTGAACGAGCGCGATCACCGCCTCGCCGCCCACAGCGCTCACCTCGAGGCCGAGGTCAGCGCCCGGACGGCCGACCTGAGCGAGGCCAAGCAGGTCGCCGACGCCGCCAACGCCGCCAAGTCGGCCTTCCTGGCCACGATGAGCCACGAGATCCGGACCCCGATGAACGGCGTGCTGGTCATGGCCGAGTTGCTGGCCGGGTCCGACCTGCCCGCGCGCCAGCGCCGCTACGCCGAGGTGATCGCCCGGTCCGGCCGGTCGCTGCTGGCGATCATCAACGACATCCTCGATTTCGCGAAGGTCGAGGCGGGCAAGCTCGAGCTCGAGCGCGTGCCCGTGAGCCCCGCCGAACTGGCCGACACCGCGGTGACGCTCTTCGCCGAGCGGGCCCGGACGGCCGGGCTCGACCTCGCGGCCGAGGTCGCGCCGGAGGTTCCGCACGCGATCCTCGGCGACCCGGTCCGCCTCGGGCAGGTGCTGAGCAACTTCGTGTCGAACGCGCTGAAGTTCACCGAGGCCGGCCACGTCTCCGTCCGGATGGCGATCGATGCCGGCGACGGCTGCCTCGTCATCGCGGTCTCCGACACCGGGATCGGCATCCCGCAGGACAAGCTGGCCACGATCTTCTCGGCCTTCTCGCAGGCCGACCAGTCGACGACCCGCCGGTTCGGCGGCACCGGCCTCGGGCTCTCGATCGCCCAGCAGATCGTCGCCGCCATGGGCGGCACCGTGGCGGTGACGAGCCGCGTCGGCGCGGGCTCGACCTTCTCGGCGCGCATCCCCGTGACCGTCGCGGAGCCGGCCCGCCCGGTCCGGCGCCGCGAGGCGGTGCCGGCCGCGATCGTGCTGGACGCGGCCGGCCCCGCCACCCGCGCCGCCCTCGCGGCCGGCCTGGGCGCGGCCGGCTTCGCACCGGTCGCGCCGGTCGCGCCGGGGAGCGGCACCGCCGCCCACTGGATCGGCGACGCGGCCGCCCTCGTGGCGGCGGGCCGCCGGCCGGACCGGGCCGGGCGGGTGCTCGCCGTCGCGGGGCCGGGGGACGGCGCGGCCGACGCGGTGCTCAGCGCCGGCCTCGCCGACGCGGTGCTGCGCTGGCCGGTGACCCAGGCGGAGTGGCAACCCGTCCTGGCGGCGCTGGCCGCCGGGGACGCCCTCGCGGCGTCCGCGCCCTCGGCCGCGACAGCCGCCACGGCCGAGGCGCTCCCGCAATTCCCGGCCGCGCGGGTGCTCGTCGCCGACGACAGCGCGGTCAATTGCGAGGTCGCCCGCGAGGCGCTGGCCCGCTGCGGCGTGACCGACGTCGTGACCGTCGAGGACGGGGCCGCGGCCGTGGCGGCCGCCGCGGCGCGGCACTTCGACCTGATCCTGATGGACGGCAGCATGCCGGTCCTGGACGGCTTCGCGGCCGCGCGGCGGATCCGGCAGCGCGAGGCGACCGCCGGCGGGCGCGTTCCGATCGTCGCCCTCACGGCGCACGTCCTCGGCGAGGCCGCGGACGCCGCCGTGGCGGCCGGCATGGACGGGACGCTCCTGAAGCCCTTCACCCTGCGCCAGCTCGCCGACCTGCTGCAGGCGCAGGTGCCGGCGCTGCGCGGCGCGCCGGCGGACGCCCCCGCGCGAACCGGCACGCCCGAATCGGTCGGCCCGGTCGCCGCGCCGCCCGAGGCGGCCGGCGACCTCCTCGACGCCGAGGTCCTGGACGGGCTGCTCGGCCTCGGGGACGGCGCCTTCCTCGACCGCGTCCTCGACCTGTACCGGGCCCAGGGTCCGGTGGCGCTCGCCCATCTCAGGGCGGCCCTCGCCGCCTCCGATCAGCCGGCCATCGCCCGGGCCGCGCACAGTCTCAAGTCGATGAGCGCGAATGTCGGCGCGCGCGCCCTCGTGGCGCGGCTGCGCGTCATCGAGGAGGCTGCCCGGAGCGCCGCCTGCGCCGAGCGGGCGGACGCGTGTGACGCCCTGGACAGGCTGTTCACCGCGACGATCCGCGGCCTCGAGGAGCGGACCCGGCCCCGGGCGGCGGCTGCCTAG
- a CDS encoding capsule polysaccharide transporter, protein MNMQVEKAQGRPLKGIDRNKVIAQSLRQFARLPGLPDTKKGVRSYQSHVKSDPWLPLLFVVCFVLPTLAAGIYYGLIASDRYVTEARFAIRPTIGTADKATPDTVGTNVGVIKATVAQETLIAQEYIHSRPMVEAVSAELPIRAWFGRDDIDMFSRFNPEKPVEKFLRYWRRRVDVDVESASGIMSLTVEAFDPDESLAITKAVMADTERMLNELSMPSRKDALDVSTRVLKLAEEREAKANAALNELRNREGVLDVIKSNTATIKSVSELRETRTKLAVQLAVLQRDLGPQSRSIVDLKQQIGDLDANIARVQQQLAGTAPTEKRRLSDALTRFEDLEHERENAEKYHRDVQLAYDRARIVAQQQVVALVPIVEPIKAGSSTEPRRILMTSIITAAAAVLFAAAMFTRRMLIT, encoded by the coding sequence ATGAACATGCAGGTCGAGAAAGCCCAGGGCAGGCCTCTGAAAGGCATCGACCGGAACAAGGTGATCGCGCAGTCGCTGCGGCAGTTCGCGCGCCTCCCGGGCCTGCCCGACACCAAGAAGGGCGTGCGCTCCTATCAGAGCCACGTCAAAAGCGACCCCTGGCTGCCGCTCCTGTTCGTTGTCTGCTTCGTCCTCCCGACCCTGGCCGCCGGGATCTACTACGGGCTGATCGCCTCCGACCGCTACGTCACCGAGGCGCGATTCGCGATCCGGCCGACCATCGGAACCGCCGACAAGGCGACGCCCGACACGGTCGGCACGAATGTCGGCGTGATCAAGGCGACCGTCGCCCAGGAAACGCTCATCGCGCAGGAGTACATCCACAGTCGGCCGATGGTCGAAGCGGTCTCCGCGGAACTCCCGATCCGCGCGTGGTTCGGTCGGGACGACATCGACATGTTCTCCCGCTTCAACCCTGAGAAGCCGGTCGAGAAGTTCCTGCGGTACTGGCGGCGCCGGGTCGATGTCGACGTCGAATCCGCGTCCGGCATCATGTCGCTGACTGTCGAGGCCTTCGATCCCGACGAGTCGCTCGCCATCACCAAGGCGGTCATGGCGGACACCGAGCGGATGCTGAACGAGCTCAGCATGCCGTCCCGGAAGGACGCCCTCGACGTGAGCACGCGCGTCCTGAAGCTCGCGGAGGAGCGGGAGGCCAAGGCCAACGCTGCCCTGAACGAGCTGCGCAACCGCGAGGGCGTGCTCGACGTCATCAAGTCGAACACCGCCACCATCAAGTCTGTCTCGGAACTGCGGGAGACGCGCACCAAGCTCGCCGTCCAGCTCGCGGTGCTCCAGCGGGACCTCGGCCCGCAATCCCGCAGCATCGTCGACCTGAAGCAGCAGATCGGTGATCTCGACGCGAACATCGCGCGGGTCCAGCAGCAGCTGGCCGGCACCGCGCCGACGGAGAAGCGGCGCCTGTCGGACGCGCTCACGCGGTTCGAGGATCTCGAGCACGAGCGCGAGAACGCCGAGAAGTATCATCGCGACGTGCAGCTGGCCTATGACCGGGCCCGCATCGTCGCCCAGCAGCAGGTCGTGGCCCTGGTGCCGATCGTGGAGCCCATCAAGGCCGGGTCCTCGACCGAGCCCCGCCGCATCCTGATGACGAGCATCATCACAGCCGCCGCCGCCGTGCTGTTCGCGGCCGCGATGTTCACCCGCCGCATGCTCATCACCTGA
- a CDS encoding ComEA family DNA-binding protein yields MIDLNTATAEELDSVPALKGHGFEIVRYREERGRFTSLRQLDEVPGLSGKTDGIADQVTVAEHP; encoded by the coding sequence ATGATCGATCTCAACACGGCGACGGCCGAGGAGCTGGACAGCGTTCCGGCCCTGAAGGGCCACGGCTTCGAGATCGTGCGTTACCGGGAGGAGCGCGGCCGGTTCACCAGCCTGCGGCAGCTCGACGAGGTGCCGGGCCTCAGCGGCAAGACCGACGGCATCGCCGATCAGGTCACGGTCGCGGAACACCCTTAG